One Bacillus sp. (in: firmicutes) genomic region harbors:
- the folB gene encoding dihydroneopterin aldolase, protein MDKIFIQEMEFYGYHGVYEEENRLGQRFRVSVTLFLNLQKAGLTDELQHSVNYAEVYMLCKNIVEGKPFKLIESVAETIASSILETFPLVKEVTVTFVKPDPPIPGHYQSVGVEITRGRFDE, encoded by the coding sequence ATGGATAAAATTTTTATTCAAGAGATGGAGTTTTACGGTTATCACGGTGTTTATGAGGAAGAGAACCGGTTAGGTCAACGGTTCCGTGTTAGTGTGACGCTTTTTCTTAATTTACAAAAAGCCGGTCTGACCGATGAATTACAGCATTCCGTCAACTACGCTGAAGTTTACATGCTATGTAAAAATATTGTGGAAGGTAAGCCGTTTAAGTTGATTGAATCTGTTGCGGAAACGATTGCTTCCTCTATTTTAGAAACGTTCCCATTAGTAAAAGAAGTAACGGTCACGTTCGTAAAACCAGATCCTCCTATTCCTGGTCATTATCAATCCGTCGGGGTAGAGATTACGAGAGGAAGATTTGATGAGTAA
- the pabA gene encoding aminodeoxychorismate/anthranilate synthase component II yields MILMIDNYDSFTYNLVQYLGELGETLVVKRNDEITIQQIEELQPDFLMISPGPCSPNEAGISMEAIRHFAGKIPIFGVCLGHQSIAQVFGGDVVQADRLMHGKTSSIYHDGKTIFTNLPNPFVATRYHSLIVKRETLPDCFEVTAWTEENEIMGIRHKEFPIEGVQFHPESIMTTEGKRLLRNFIKHYKNELVR; encoded by the coding sequence ATGATATTAATGATTGATAATTACGACTCATTTACGTATAACTTAGTTCAATATTTAGGTGAACTTGGTGAAACGTTAGTCGTCAAAAGAAACGATGAAATCACCATTCAACAAATTGAAGAGTTACAGCCAGATTTTTTAATGATTTCTCCAGGACCATGTAGTCCGAATGAAGCGGGAATTAGCATGGAAGCGATTCGTCATTTCGCCGGAAAAATACCAATATTTGGAGTTTGTCTTGGTCACCAATCGATTGCACAAGTGTTTGGCGGGGACGTTGTACAAGCTGACCGACTCATGCACGGAAAAACCTCTTCCATCTATCATGACGGGAAGACGATTTTTACGAACTTACCTAATCCGTTTGTAGCAACTAGATACCATTCGTTAATTGTAAAAAGAGAAACGCTGCCAGATTGCTTTGAAGTGACCGCTTGGACAGAAGAAAACGAAATTATGGGAATTCGTCATAAAGAGTTTCCGATTGAAGGGGTTCAATTTCATCCAGAGTCCATTATGACGACAGAAGGAAAGCGATTGTTACGCAATTTTATTAAACATTACAAAAATGAACTCGTTCGTTAA
- the folP gene encoding dihydropteroate synthase, with translation MKQVIQCKNYTLDYSNKTLIMGILNVTPDSFSDGGHYTTIEKAVEHAKQLVEDGADIIDIGGESTRPGHEPVPLEEELRRVIPVVEAVSKAVDVPISIDTYKAETAKQAIEAGAHIINDVWGAKKEPEIAKVAAEYGVPIILMHNRINRDYSSFIRDVIQDVYESIFIAKQAGVTDEQIILDPGIGFAKDVKQNIEMMQHLDVLVSLGYPVLLGTSRKSMIGKILDLPVNERVEGTGATVCYGIQKGCQIVRVHDVKEISRMTKMMDVLVGKCEFNG, from the coding sequence ATGAAGCAAGTGATTCAATGCAAAAATTACACGCTTGATTATTCAAATAAAACGTTAATTATGGGGATTTTAAACGTTACCCCGGATTCTTTTTCGGATGGAGGTCATTATACAACTATCGAAAAAGCGGTCGAGCATGCGAAACAATTAGTGGAAGATGGAGCGGATATCATTGATATCGGCGGTGAATCGACACGGCCAGGACATGAGCCCGTTCCGTTGGAAGAAGAATTACGGCGAGTGATTCCAGTTGTAGAAGCAGTTTCAAAGGCCGTGGATGTACCCATTTCCATTGATACGTATAAAGCGGAGACAGCCAAACAAGCGATTGAAGCTGGTGCTCATATTATTAACGATGTGTGGGGAGCGAAAAAAGAACCGGAGATCGCCAAAGTGGCAGCAGAATACGGCGTCCCTATTATATTAATGCATAATCGTATAAATCGTGATTATTCATCATTTATACGAGATGTCATCCAAGATGTCTATGAAAGTATTTTTATTGCCAAACAAGCGGGGGTAACGGATGAACAAATTATTTTAGATCCTGGAATTGGTTTTGCGAAAGACGTTAAGCAAAATATCGAAATGATGCAGCACCTAGATGTTCTCGTTTCTTTAGGCTATCCGGTATTACTCGGTACATCTCGGAAGTCGATGATTGGGAAAATTTTAGATTTACCAGTCAACGAACGCGTAGAAGGGACAGGGGCTACAGTTTGTTATGGGATTCAAAAAGGGTGTCAAATCGTTCGTGTCCATGACGTAAAAGAAATAAGCCGAATGACCAAAATGATGGATGTCCTTGTTGGAAAGTGTGAATTCAATGGATAA
- the folK gene encoding 2-amino-4-hydroxy-6-hydroxymethyldihydropteridine diphosphokinase: MSNVAYLSLGSNLGNRLEFLRKAIQLLHEHPQIRVVDVSSVYETDPVGYIEQDRFLNMAVKIETTLSPEQLLDTCLEIEKSLGRVREVKWGPRTIDLDILLYNDDNRKTEKLIVPHPRLQDRAFVLIPLLEIDRSLQHPTFQQPLQQMLDELKDRKGVRLWKPKNGEDVFAHLEN; the protein is encoded by the coding sequence ATGAGTAACGTTGCTTATTTATCGTTAGGCTCAAACCTAGGGAATCGGTTAGAATTTTTACGGAAAGCGATCCAATTATTACATGAACATCCACAAATTCGTGTAGTGGATGTATCTTCGGTGTATGAAACGGACCCAGTAGGATATATCGAACAGGACAGGTTTTTAAATATGGCAGTAAAAATAGAAACTACTTTATCTCCTGAACAACTGTTGGATACCTGCTTAGAGATTGAAAAAAGCTTAGGTCGGGTACGAGAAGTGAAGTGGGGGCCTCGGACCATCGACCTTGACATTTTATTGTATAATGATGACAATAGGAAAACAGAGAAGCTTATAGTTCCTCATCCTCGACTACAAGATAGAGCGTTTGTGTTAATACCTCTATTGGAAATAGATCGTTCGTTACAACATCCAACGTTTCAACAACCGCTACAACAGATGTTGGACGAATTAAAGGACAGAAAAGGAGTTCGACTATGGAAGCCGAAAAATGGGGAAGACGTATTCGCGCATTTAGAAAATTAA
- a CDS encoding anthranilate synthase component I family protein, with protein MPYTKERFFAVYQALTKAKPHHVLLESGRGGRFSIAGIDPFAIVVGKENGVEINKNGSSFFMEGKPLRAMEQWMSQFTMPKREDLPPFQGGAIGYISYDYARYIEKLPSLAQDDLQLPTIYFLVFDEWYIFDHEKEELWLLAWKEEHVSETGVLQQMTDMWSIRMSHQEEKEVAPNHEVTVAPMSVSMSEEQFIKAVDKVRHYISQGDVFQVNLSVRQSKPLSVPAMRVYEKLRKLNPSPYMGYFHTPEFQFVSGSPELLIKKDGRYVSTRPIAGTRSRGKNEEEDLQLANELIENEKERAEHVMLVDLERNDLGRVCEYGSVEVNEFMVIEKYSHVMHIVSNVRGILSQEKNGYDLIEAVFPGGTITGAPKVRTMEIIEELEPVRRGVYTGSIGWIGFNGDLELNIVIRTMVVKDGLAHVQAGAGVVIDSNPKYEYKESLKKAKALWNAKELAEEGGYDNDIND; from the coding sequence ATGCCGTATACGAAAGAACGGTTTTTTGCTGTTTATCAAGCATTAACAAAAGCAAAGCCCCATCACGTCCTTTTAGAAAGTGGCCGTGGGGGACGATTCAGTATTGCCGGAATCGATCCATTTGCGATTGTTGTAGGAAAAGAAAACGGTGTGGAAATAAACAAAAACGGCTCGTCTTTTTTTATGGAAGGAAAGCCGTTACGGGCGATGGAACAATGGATGAGCCAATTTACGATGCCGAAACGAGAAGATTTACCGCCGTTTCAAGGGGGAGCGATCGGTTATATCAGTTATGATTATGCTCGATACATCGAAAAGTTGCCGTCGCTAGCTCAAGATGATTTACAGCTTCCAACTATTTATTTTCTCGTTTTTGACGAATGGTACATTTTTGATCACGAAAAAGAAGAGTTGTGGCTCCTGGCTTGGAAAGAAGAACATGTTTCTGAAACCGGTGTGTTACAACAAATGACGGACATGTGGTCGATAAGAATGTCACACCAAGAAGAGAAAGAAGTGGCACCTAATCATGAAGTAACTGTGGCCCCGATGTCAGTGTCGATGAGTGAGGAGCAATTTATTAAAGCAGTTGACAAAGTTCGTCATTATATCTCTCAAGGGGATGTGTTCCAAGTGAACTTGTCCGTCCGTCAATCGAAACCACTTTCTGTCCCAGCGATGAGGGTGTACGAAAAATTACGTAAGCTAAATCCATCTCCGTATATGGGTTATTTTCATACACCGGAGTTTCAATTCGTATCAGGCTCACCGGAATTGTTAATTAAAAAAGATGGCCGCTATGTAAGTACACGTCCGATTGCCGGAACCCGTTCCCGCGGAAAAAATGAGGAAGAAGATTTACAATTGGCGAATGAACTTATCGAAAATGAAAAAGAACGTGCCGAGCATGTGATGCTTGTCGATTTAGAGCGAAACGACTTAGGTCGTGTATGCGAATACGGCTCTGTGGAAGTTAATGAATTTATGGTCATTGAAAAGTATTCGCATGTGATGCATATTGTGTCCAATGTTCGCGGAATCTTATCACAAGAGAAAAATGGATATGATCTCATTGAAGCAGTGTTCCCTGGTGGAACGATTACCGGTGCCCCAAAGGTGCGGACGATGGAAATTATCGAAGAGCTCGAACCGGTTCGGCGAGGAGTGTATACCGGTTCGATTGGCTGGATTGGCTTTAATGGAGATTTGGAGTTGAACATCGTTATTCGAACAATGGTTGTAAAAGACGGATTGGCCCATGTTCAAGCCGGAGCTGGCGTGGTCATTGACTCCAATCCGAAATACGAATATAAAGAATCGCTAAAAAAGGCGAAAGCGTTATGGAATGCTAAAGAACTCGCGGAAGAAGGGGGATATGATAATGATATTAATGATTGA
- the pabC gene encoding aminodeoxychorismate lyase: MYIYMNGQVIPKEEAKISPFDHGFLYGLGVFETFRTYDGHPFLLDDHLDRLQKGLQQLQIELSIQRTDVAQMLKELYEKNGWKNAYCRLNVSAGNGEIGLQVSPYTCPNVILFQKPLPPIGASSEKSIQFLQLRRNTPETNERLKSHHYLNNVAAKREIGEQASVEGVFLTEQGWVAEGIVSNVFWVKDDIVYTPAIETGILNGVTRQLVLRILRKAAIDVVEGLFTKEALLDADEIFLTNSIQEVVPVHRCEDRDLPGRTGKITLFLSNEYRKYTHFLWSQREL; this comes from the coding sequence ATGTATATTTACATGAATGGTCAAGTGATACCAAAAGAGGAAGCGAAAATTTCTCCGTTTGACCACGGCTTTTTATATGGATTAGGTGTCTTTGAAACATTTCGAACGTATGACGGGCATCCTTTTTTGCTCGATGACCATTTAGATCGGCTACAAAAGGGGTTGCAACAACTTCAAATTGAGTTATCCATTCAACGCACGGATGTCGCTCAAATGTTAAAGGAACTGTACGAAAAAAATGGATGGAAAAATGCGTATTGTCGCTTAAATGTGTCAGCCGGAAATGGAGAGATCGGACTACAAGTATCACCTTACACCTGTCCGAATGTCATTTTGTTTCAAAAACCCCTTCCACCTATTGGAGCAAGTTCGGAAAAAAGCATTCAATTTTTACAATTACGCCGGAATACACCCGAAACTAACGAACGATTAAAATCCCACCATTATTTAAATAATGTGGCTGCGAAACGGGAAATTGGTGAACAAGCTTCTGTTGAAGGGGTTTTTTTAACCGAACAAGGGTGGGTAGCGGAAGGCATTGTGTCAAACGTGTTTTGGGTAAAAGATGACATCGTCTATACTCCGGCGATAGAGACAGGGATTTTAAATGGCGTTACGCGTCAATTGGTATTACGAATTCTTAGGAAAGCAGCCATCGACGTGGTGGAAGGGTTGTTTACGAAAGAAGCCTTACTAGATGCCGATGAAATATTTTTAACGAACTCCATTCAAGAGGTCGTACCCGTTCATCGATGTGAAGACCGTGATTTACCTGGTCGTACTGGAAAAATAACTTTATTTTTATCTAATGAATACCGAAAATACACACACTTTTTATGGAGTCAACGTGAGCTGTAA
- a CDS encoding helix-turn-helix transcriptional regulator: MEAEKWGRRIRAFRKLKGYTQEGLAKEIGVSVSVLGEVERGYRIPSDDLVMKIASYLNVSVDELSPTDEDETSN, encoded by the coding sequence ATGGAAGCCGAAAAATGGGGAAGACGTATTCGCGCATTTAGAAAATTAAAAGGGTATACCCAAGAAGGGCTAGCGAAAGAAATAGGTGTATCTGTTTCTGTACTAGGAGAGGTCGAAAGGGGATATCGTATCCCTTCCGACGATTTAGTGATGAAAATCGCTTCGTATTTGAATGTATCTGTTGATGAATTGTCACCGACGGACGAAGATGAGACTTCGAACTAA
- the dusB gene encoding tRNA dihydrouridine synthase DusB: MLKIGDIQMKNQVVLAPMAGVCNSAFRLTVKEFGAGLVYAEMVSDKGIIFKNEKTLSMLYIDEREKPMSLQIFGGEKETLVEAAKFVDKNTNADIIDINMGCPVPKITKCDAGAKWLLDPNKIYEMVAAVVDAVEKPVTVKMRMGWDEEHIYAVENAQAVERAGGQAVALHGRTRVQMYEGKANWDIIREVKQAVNIPVIGNGDVQTPQDAKRMLDETGCDGVMIGRAALGNPWIIYRTVKYLETGELIGEPSVREKIDVCKLHLDRLIGLKGEEIAVREMRKHASWYLKGIRGNAKARKAINECNTREELVRLLDQLVEEVEAREAIQQIS, translated from the coding sequence ATGTTAAAAATTGGCGATATTCAAATGAAGAACCAAGTCGTCCTTGCGCCAATGGCTGGGGTATGTAACTCCGCTTTCCGTTTGACGGTAAAAGAGTTTGGAGCAGGACTTGTGTATGCCGAAATGGTTAGCGATAAAGGAATTATTTTTAAAAATGAAAAAACGTTAAGTATGTTGTATATCGACGAGCGGGAAAAGCCGATGAGTCTGCAAATATTTGGTGGAGAAAAAGAGACGCTCGTGGAGGCGGCTAAGTTTGTTGATAAGAATACGAATGCCGATATAATCGATATTAATATGGGTTGTCCGGTACCAAAGATTACGAAATGCGATGCGGGGGCAAAATGGCTACTCGATCCAAATAAAATTTACGAAATGGTCGCTGCGGTTGTAGATGCGGTCGAGAAACCAGTTACGGTCAAAATGCGCATGGGTTGGGACGAAGAGCATATTTATGCGGTAGAAAATGCCCAAGCGGTAGAACGTGCGGGGGGTCAAGCAGTTGCTTTACACGGTCGAACTCGTGTCCAAATGTATGAAGGAAAGGCTAACTGGGACATCATTCGCGAGGTTAAACAAGCGGTGAACATTCCGGTTATAGGTAACGGAGATGTCCAAACACCACAAGATGCCAAACGTATGTTAGATGAAACTGGTTGTGACGGTGTTATGATTGGTCGTGCGGCCTTAGGAAATCCATGGATCATTTATCGTACGGTGAAATATTTAGAAACAGGAGAATTAATTGGTGAGCCTTCTGTCCGTGAAAAAATTGATGTATGTAAGCTTCATCTCGACCGCTTAATTGGTCTAAAGGGCGAAGAAATTGCTGTTCGTGAAATGAGAAAACATGCTTCTTGGTACTTAAAAGGTATTCGTGGAAATGCGAAAGCACGGAAAGCAATTAATGAATGTAACACTCGAGAGGAGTTAGTTCGTCTATTAGATCAATTAGTAGAGGAAGTAGAAGCTCGCGAAGCCATCCAACAGATTAGTTAA